One Pseudonocardia sp. HH130630-07 genomic window carries:
- a CDS encoding transposase — protein MAEGRDPEPSAGIIDSQSVKGSDTVGTQSRGYDAGKKVNGRKRFIVTDTLGLLLTVMVCSAGRQDRDGAKTALLGAYLATAVRFIFADAGFAGRLVDWAQTFLRTTIEIVRKPAGQRGFVVIPRRWAVERSLAWLTAHRRLARDYERHPATSEAMIRWAAINTMTRRLARGGPATRQQRRRFTPTT, from the coding sequence GTGGCCGAAGGGCGTGATCCCGAGCCGAGCGCGGGGATCATCGACTCCCAGAGCGTCAAAGGGTCCGACACCGTCGGCACCCAGTCGCGCGGCTACGATGCCGGGAAGAAGGTCAACGGCCGGAAGCGGTTCATCGTCACCGACACACTCGGGTTGCTGCTGACGGTGATGGTCTGCTCGGCCGGGCGCCAGGACCGTGACGGCGCGAAGACCGCGCTGCTCGGCGCCTACCTGGCCACCGCGGTGCGGTTCATCTTCGCCGACGCCGGCTTCGCCGGACGCCTGGTCGACTGGGCACAGACCTTCCTGCGCACAACGATCGAGATCGTGCGTAAACCCGCAGGCCAGCGAGGTTTCGTGGTCATCCCGCGCCGGTGGGCGGTCGAACGCAGCCTGGCGTGGCTGACCGCCCACCGCCGGCTGGCCCGCGACTACGAACGCCACCCGGCCACCTCCGAAGCCATGATCCGCTGGGCCGCGATCAACACCATGACCCGCCGCCTCGCCCGCGGCGGACCCGCCACGCGGCAGCAACGACGCAGGTTCACGCCTACAACCTGA
- a CDS encoding TOTE conflict system archaeo-eukaryotic primase domain-containing protein — translation MATGDLERELARLRAENARLLRLLGLTSEQARTPVPSQSGLFLERPGMVTASSTPQQKVAFFRAMFAAREDVYAIRWENERSGKSGWVPAVTGGWRRGTDRPRLRLGDDVIAAHLSGRDHIGLYPLMPGDTCRWLAVDFDGPAAMLDALAYLKAARAAGVPAALEVSRSGIGAHVWIFFSGAVSAAAARVLGMGLLRETIAVRGRMDLRSYDRLFPSQDVLPSSGGIGNLIAAPLHGRARKDGATVFLDLGTLEPHEDQWAYLSGVHRLSPAEVTRLAGRVGAVKVGGAVENLAPAMSTRTRPRSAAVVGLRLEAGCEVAVSELTPAALGTLKHAASMSNPLFGERQRRRLSTWNVPRFLLSYDETVDGRLVLPRGLGERIVSVLKEAGSCVEIADERTDGESHSFELSVTLREDQAAAVSDLAAHDLGVLVAEPGAGKTVMGCALIAEHGVATLILVDRKALADQWRSRVREFLGVRAGQLGAGRSSLRGVVDVVTLQTLARRQDVAELTAGYGLVLVDECHHLPAAAFENAARQIRVKRWVGLTATPYRRDGLDELIHHQLGPIRHTVTPPPAGTLGAADAPERQLVVHPTSYEYLGDADPSKPGGMAAIYRDLAADETRTDQVVGDVLEALGRGRNCLVLTQWKSHVETLAAKLREEGRDPVVLRGGMGVRERKAALARLEPGPAPLLVVATGPYVGEGFDCPALDALFLAAPIAFKGRLVQFAGRVLRPHPGKTTAEVHDYHDDLTAVLASSLAKRAPGYKSLGFPNPREATLAPH, via the coding sequence GTGGCGACCGGGGACCTCGAGCGTGAGCTTGCTCGGCTGCGCGCAGAGAACGCGCGGCTGCTGCGTCTGCTGGGGCTGACGTCAGAGCAGGCCCGCACCCCGGTTCCGTCCCAGTCGGGGTTGTTCCTGGAGCGCCCCGGCATGGTGACGGCGTCGTCGACACCGCAGCAGAAGGTGGCTTTCTTCAGGGCGATGTTCGCGGCACGCGAGGACGTCTATGCGATCCGCTGGGAGAACGAGAGATCGGGGAAGTCGGGCTGGGTTCCGGCGGTCACCGGTGGGTGGCGCAGGGGCACGGACCGTCCGCGCCTGCGTCTTGGCGACGACGTCATCGCAGCACACCTGTCGGGTCGCGACCACATCGGGCTGTACCCGTTGATGCCGGGAGACACCTGTCGGTGGCTTGCGGTGGACTTCGACGGTCCCGCGGCGATGCTCGACGCGTTGGCGTATCTCAAGGCGGCCAGGGCGGCCGGTGTGCCTGCGGCTCTGGAGGTGTCCCGGTCTGGGATCGGTGCGCATGTGTGGATCTTTTTCTCCGGTGCGGTCTCGGCAGCGGCGGCCAGAGTTCTGGGCATGGGGCTGCTCCGGGAGACGATCGCTGTCCGCGGACGGATGGATTTGCGCAGCTACGACCGTCTGTTCCCCTCCCAGGACGTCCTGCCGTCCTCCGGAGGCATCGGGAACCTGATCGCGGCCCCGCTCCACGGCCGGGCGCGCAAGGACGGCGCGACGGTGTTCCTCGACCTGGGCACTCTCGAGCCGCACGAGGATCAGTGGGCGTACCTGTCCGGAGTGCACCGACTGTCCCCTGCTGAGGTCACCCGTCTCGCCGGTCGGGTCGGGGCGGTGAAGGTGGGTGGGGCAGTCGAGAACTTGGCCCCCGCCATGTCGACGCGGACAAGGCCGAGATCAGCGGCTGTAGTCGGGCTACGGCTGGAGGCTGGTTGTGAGGTGGCCGTGTCGGAGCTGACTCCGGCAGCACTGGGGACGCTCAAGCACGCGGCGTCGATGAGCAATCCGTTGTTCGGTGAGCGGCAGCGGCGACGGCTGTCGACGTGGAACGTGCCCCGGTTCCTGTTGAGCTACGACGAGACCGTGGACGGTCGCCTCGTCCTGCCCCGCGGCCTCGGTGAGCGGATCGTCTCGGTGCTGAAGGAGGCGGGGAGCTGCGTCGAGATCGCCGACGAGCGCACCGACGGCGAGAGCCATAGCTTCGAGCTGTCGGTGACGCTGCGCGAGGACCAGGCTGCCGCCGTCTCGGACCTCGCTGCTCACGACCTCGGTGTGCTCGTCGCAGAGCCGGGTGCGGGGAAGACCGTCATGGGATGTGCGTTGATCGCGGAGCACGGTGTGGCCACGCTGATCCTGGTGGATCGCAAGGCGTTGGCGGATCAGTGGCGGAGCCGCGTCAGAGAGTTCTTGGGTGTTCGGGCGGGCCAGCTGGGCGCTGGACGGTCCTCGCTGCGGGGCGTCGTCGATGTCGTCACTCTGCAGACACTGGCCCGCCGTCAGGACGTCGCGGAGCTGACCGCGGGATACGGGCTCGTCCTCGTGGACGAGTGTCATCACCTGCCCGCCGCCGCGTTCGAGAACGCGGCCCGGCAGATCCGGGTGAAGCGATGGGTCGGCTTGACCGCGACCCCGTACCGACGCGACGGCCTCGATGAGCTCATCCACCACCAGCTCGGTCCGATCCGGCACACGGTGACACCCCCGCCGGCGGGCACGCTGGGGGCCGCCGACGCCCCTGAGCGGCAGCTGGTTGTGCATCCGACCTCGTACGAGTACCTCGGTGACGCGGATCCGTCGAAGCCGGGCGGGATGGCGGCGATCTACCGAGACCTCGCCGCCGACGAGACGCGCACGGACCAGGTCGTCGGTGACGTTCTCGAGGCGTTGGGACGCGGGAGGAACTGCCTCGTCCTGACCCAGTGGAAGAGCCACGTCGAGACGCTGGCGGCGAAGCTGCGAGAGGAGGGCCGGGATCCGGTGGTCCTGCGTGGCGGGATGGGCGTCCGGGAACGCAAGGCCGCTCTGGCCCGTCTTGAACCAGGGCCGGCGCCGCTGCTCGTCGTGGCGACCGGGCCCTACGTGGGGGAAGGCTTCGACTGTCCCGCTCTCGACGCCCTCTTTCTCGCAGCGCCGATCGCCTTCAAGGGGCGCCTCGTACAGTTCGCCGGCCGCGTGCTCAGACCGCACCCCGGCAAGACAACGGCCGAGGTGCACGACTACCACGACGATCTGACCGCTGTGCTCGCCTCGTCGTTGGCCAAGCGGGCGCCGGGGTACAAGTCCCTCGGCTTCCCCAACCCCCGCGAGGCGACCCTGGCTCCGCACTGA